The Nitrospira sp. KM1 genome includes a window with the following:
- a CDS encoding response regulator, producing the protein MVTVHDIPTANSKAVLFIDGNDQDRHFFADRLKTCLPGHRIIESETGQAGLSLYQSRSIDCVVLELDLPDMSGFEILFELIPAFELPDFAVIVLTRFTNPDIAALAVKNGAMQSLVKARTTGEVLCQAVVGAIAHAAANKAERYRRVDSQPCETL; encoded by the coding sequence ATGGTAACCGTTCACGACATACCAACAGCAAACTCGAAGGCCGTACTCTTTATTGACGGCAACGATCAGGATCGTCATTTCTTTGCAGACCGGCTCAAGACCTGTCTTCCTGGCCACCGCATTATTGAGTCGGAGACAGGACAGGCCGGCCTGTCCCTCTACCAATCGCGTTCGATTGATTGCGTCGTTCTCGAACTGGATTTGCCGGACATGTCAGGGTTTGAAATTCTGTTCGAGCTGATCCCCGCCTTTGAGCTTCCGGACTTCGCCGTGATCGTGCTCACGAGGTTCACGAACCCGGATATTGCCGCACTTGCGGTCAAAAACGGAGCCATGCAAAGTTTGGTCAAGGCTCGCACAACCGGTGAAGTCCTTTGCCAAGCAGTCGTCGGAGCCATCGCACATGCAGCCGCAAATAAGGCGGAGCGATATCGACGTGTCGATTCTCAGCCGTGTGAGACGCTCTAG
- a CDS encoding class I SAM-dependent methyltransferase — translation MNTDPGTREKLRIVMNTYKLLGLRETVREIILYLLGDRPEDDFDQRYNVGTIYQPKGTGREEETPAADRYAVEYVPTRECVMKYILNNACDMTLIRQSTFVDLGCGKGRTLIIAGQFPFKRVVGVELSSQLYQAAVDNLTRYRIEKHRMQCKDIGVICGNALEFDLPRTDLFVYMYRPFLGPVFQGVLDRLHQFHVTTGHQVLVAYACPVEESYLEGHGGFTKLREFQVISTDYSWSAWECRTPVSPMSRVSAIESPA, via the coding sequence ATGAATACTGATCCCGGGACAAGGGAAAAACTTCGGATCGTCATGAACACGTACAAACTCCTCGGCCTTAGAGAAACGGTCAGAGAGATCATCCTCTATTTACTGGGTGACAGACCGGAAGACGATTTCGACCAACGCTACAATGTCGGCACGATATATCAGCCGAAAGGCACGGGCCGAGAAGAAGAGACGCCGGCTGCCGATCGTTACGCGGTGGAATATGTCCCGACTCGGGAATGCGTCATGAAGTATATCCTCAATAATGCCTGCGACATGACTCTGATCCGTCAGAGCACGTTCGTAGATCTGGGGTGCGGCAAGGGGCGGACCTTGATCATTGCGGGACAGTTTCCCTTCAAGCGAGTCGTCGGAGTGGAATTGTCCTCTCAGCTTTATCAAGCGGCCGTCGACAATCTGACTCGTTACCGTATCGAAAAGCACAGGATGCAGTGTAAAGACATTGGGGTGATTTGCGGCAATGCGCTTGAATTCGATCTCCCGCGCACGGACCTGTTCGTGTACATGTATCGACCCTTCCTGGGGCCTGTATTTCAAGGCGTCCTTGACCGGCTCCATCAATTTCATGTCACAACCGGCCATCAAGTGTTGGTGGCGTATGCCTGTCCGGTCGAAGAATCCTATCTGGAAGGGCATGGAGGTTTCACGAAGTTGAGGGAATTCCAAGTCATTTCCACAGACTATAGCTGGAGTGCGTGGGAATGTCGGACGCCTGTTTCGCCAATGTCGCGCGTGTCTGCGATCGAGTCGCCGGCCTGA
- a CDS encoding non-ribosomal peptide synthetase, producing the protein MRQDIHVQGHRLSPHQKRLWTLRESGFGEGGRVVVRLEGIFTADRLRQAIRNIIARHESLRTNFYREPGVKMPFQIVSEECDPIWKCVELIKPASALGEDAIWTDSIIETRVDFDVERGPLVRATLYSLQQTRTWLCLDISGLCADRASLHNILREIALEYDSAYAESTNEEPIQYTQFSEWQNELLTEAEAEEGRQWWAKQPLQDYPMVTLPFEQPPAPVGGRIPQDTIQREVNPEELLPLQQRCTANRSIGRVVFASWLILLRRLTHEQNLLCWWRCDGRSYEELASGIGLFEKWIPVAMPVDGSLSFDDVLSRSVKTLTEAEQRQENFSGPYPNTEADRSPEGIAFEYDPGLGIIPIATGRMIIERMALSLEPFKLRLSCTHAGPMLRMTWHYDPNRYSSSTLSIVADQLVRLLKSAAEEPTESIETLDIAGDEERNRLKAGCDRTVWQPDGPLLVHRMVEEHARRRPDAPAVAADDCILSYAELNARANQVAHGLRRQGVYRGTLVGLCLERSADMVVGLLGVLKAGAAYVPIDPAHAGVRLVPQLSQIGAVHLVTHLESVAGYEGTVFSVAGGFIGEDPADLDLSMSADELAYVIFTSGSTGMPKGVAVSHRNLMNYSQALASRLNITDPLHFATVSTLSADLGNTSIFPALLTGGCVHVVGYETATDGRLFASYMARHAIDVLKIVPSHFKALLATAENSQVCPRRYLVLGGERLTRALVQDIELRSDCKIVNHYGPTETTVGALTHALVDGTAGEISGTVALGRPLSNLEAYVLDDRLEIAPVGAPGELYLGGDGLARGYLGQPDRTAERFVPHPFSESPGARLYRTGDLGRFRPDGAIEFLGRVDYQVKIRGFRIELGEIEAVLAQHPSVQEAVVTVREDAQGEPFLSAYLVARGSAIDLPAVQEFLRSRLPDYMVPACWTSLPALPLTSNGKIDRRALPAPDEMAVNARTFVAPNTVTEEILAGLWCDILKRDRVGIRDNFFDLGGHSLLATQVMSRLRQMFSVDLPLRTLFEATDLQELARTVDSARITSRPAEVLLPATRNGPLPLSFAQQRLWVLAQLDPNGTAYNIPIALRIDGPLDLEALRRSFAEVVRRHEILRTTFKVAGGLPVQDIAPSLEVPLPLIDLRHLDHESRQAAVSRLAVADAQRPFDLQYGPLIRISALRLAAESHVLLVALHHIISDAWSAEILVREITALYETCIYARPSPLPTLTLQYADFAVWQRSWLDGEVLDRELAYWRNVLGGELPQLELPTDRARPSAQTSHGALRSMRLPTDESDAQRDFARRNGVTAFMLMLSAFSVLLSRYTEDEDIIIGTPVANRTRPEIESLIGFFVNTLALRIDLANRPSTKEMLKRVREVCLQAYGHQDVPFEKLVEVLQPARLVGQSPIFQVMFDFQQATPPAPEIPGLVCRALPVVTPSAKFDLSMTVLDTGAEFDVSIEYNTDLFDESTISRMSDHFRRLLRSMVRRPDDCITDLEMLTEEEQRQLGEWNVPAKPFTGLGFADLFNARVKQTPDAIAVRCGDCTRTYRQLSGEADRIARALRRNGIGPETIVAVIADRGIGLLAAMLALLKVGGVYLPLDPGHPPHRLRRALQLSGAAHMLIGESIADKLARDLASDGTGSIPPMSVIERLVDDSTSSGMESPSFSYRQLAYVIFTSGSTGTPKGAMVEQGGLLNHLAEKCVTLQLSSEDVVAQTASQCFDISVWQFLAGLLCGAEICIVPDEIAHDPSQLLKYVAEAGVTVWETVPALIQGVLDAAETTAGGPMPRLRWVLPTGEALSPGLCRRWLARFPHIPLMNAYGPAECADDVALHSIMSSPHEDDTVVPIGRPVRNIQLYVLSSAMIPVPPGIAGELCVGGIGVGRGYLNEPERTAGMFVPDPFSPEAGARLYRTGDRARYRSDGTIEFLGRVDHQVKLRGFRIELGEIESVLVRHAAAQEVVAVVREDRPGDRRLVAYFSRGAAGYGVQDVRRCLQEHLPDYMVPSILIELDRLPRNRNGKVDRGALPVPDLERELANGYAAPRSPMETSLAEMWADVLGVARVGIHDNFFDLGGHSLLAVQLVHRLQQSMGSPVPLLAIFQYPTVATLASSLVSKSRQPSSPLVTLQAEGTRNPLYCIDPTGTHVLAYQPLAYALGNDQPVYGISLDRIFSLRWADISIAQIAADTARLIRTHQPAGPYRLLGWSNGGVTALAIAGILESQGQTVEFLGILDTQLPVEIYSYESPDVVEEVMAYLQWERREEASALLESEGEGLRAELLQRPVEERVEFAIRWAQKHRLLSSEESDASVEALKIGYAVDKSAACVLNSIATGALRAPIHAWWTSRTLKRHGNAPLDWQQYTVGAVRCHTIDGDHMEAVQSIEVHQRISEILNGVNERSSTR; encoded by the coding sequence ATGCGACAAGACATCCACGTTCAGGGACATCGACTGTCACCGCACCAGAAGCGGTTATGGACGCTTCGCGAAAGCGGCTTTGGGGAGGGCGGACGTGTTGTCGTCCGATTGGAGGGAATATTTACAGCCGATCGACTTCGGCAGGCGATACGAAACATCATCGCCAGGCACGAAAGCTTGCGGACGAATTTTTATCGTGAGCCGGGCGTGAAGATGCCGTTTCAAATCGTCTCCGAAGAATGTGATCCGATTTGGAAGTGTGTGGAGCTCATCAAGCCGGCGAGCGCGCTCGGCGAAGATGCCATATGGACCGATTCCATCATTGAGACAAGAGTCGATTTCGATGTGGAACGCGGACCGCTCGTGCGGGCCACGCTCTATAGCCTGCAACAGACACGTACATGGCTGTGCCTGGACATTTCAGGACTGTGTGCCGACCGCGCCTCGCTGCACAATATTCTGCGTGAGATCGCGTTGGAATACGATTCGGCATATGCGGAGAGTACGAACGAGGAACCCATTCAATACACGCAGTTTTCGGAGTGGCAGAATGAACTCCTGACAGAAGCCGAAGCGGAAGAAGGACGGCAATGGTGGGCGAAACAGCCGTTGCAAGACTATCCTATGGTGACGCTGCCATTTGAACAACCACCCGCACCTGTCGGAGGCCGGATACCTCAAGACACGATACAGCGCGAGGTCAATCCGGAGGAGCTACTGCCTCTTCAACAACGTTGTACGGCCAACCGGTCAATCGGCAGAGTTGTGTTCGCCTCGTGGCTGATCCTGCTCAGACGCCTGACCCATGAGCAAAATCTACTGTGTTGGTGGCGATGTGACGGCCGTAGCTACGAAGAATTGGCGTCCGGCATCGGCTTGTTCGAGAAATGGATTCCCGTGGCCATGCCCGTCGACGGAAGTCTGTCGTTTGACGATGTCCTATCCAGAAGCGTTAAGACATTGACCGAGGCGGAACAACGGCAGGAAAACTTCTCTGGTCCGTATCCCAATACGGAAGCCGATAGATCGCCGGAGGGCATTGCATTTGAGTATGACCCCGGTCTTGGAATCATTCCTATTGCAACCGGCAGGATGATCATCGAGCGCATGGCTTTGTCTCTTGAACCGTTCAAACTCCGTCTGTCTTGTACGCATGCAGGGCCGATGCTCCGCATGACGTGGCACTACGATCCGAACCGCTATTCCTCCTCCACGCTTTCCATCGTGGCCGATCAACTTGTCCGGCTGCTCAAGAGTGCCGCGGAGGAACCAACTGAATCGATTGAAACGTTGGATATAGCGGGTGATGAAGAGCGGAACCGACTCAAGGCGGGATGTGACCGTACCGTGTGGCAGCCGGACGGGCCGCTGCTCGTGCACCGGATGGTGGAGGAACACGCGAGGCGCCGACCCGATGCACCGGCTGTCGCAGCGGACGACTGCATCTTGTCCTATGCCGAACTTAATGCGAGAGCCAATCAGGTGGCGCATGGGCTCAGACGCCAGGGGGTGTATAGGGGAACGCTGGTCGGTCTGTGTTTGGAACGATCGGCTGACATGGTCGTTGGACTATTGGGAGTGCTCAAGGCGGGAGCGGCCTATGTGCCGATCGATCCCGCGCACGCGGGAGTCCGCCTCGTGCCGCAATTGTCTCAAATAGGGGCGGTACATCTGGTGACTCACCTGGAATCCGTTGCAGGGTATGAAGGCACGGTGTTCTCCGTGGCTGGGGGATTCATCGGGGAAGACCCGGCCGACTTGGACCTATCAATGTCTGCCGACGAACTGGCGTATGTCATCTTCACATCCGGTTCCACCGGAATGCCCAAAGGGGTAGCCGTCTCGCATCGCAATCTGATGAACTATTCGCAAGCGTTGGCAAGCCGGTTGAACATTACCGATCCATTGCACTTCGCAACGGTGTCCACGCTTAGCGCGGACTTGGGCAACACATCCATTTTCCCGGCGCTTCTGACCGGGGGGTGCGTTCACGTCGTTGGATACGAGACGGCCACTGACGGACGATTGTTTGCCTCCTATATGGCGCGTCATGCCATTGATGTCTTGAAGATTGTGCCATCACATTTCAAAGCCTTGCTGGCAACTGCTGAGAACAGCCAAGTATGCCCTCGCCGGTATCTCGTCCTGGGCGGTGAACGGCTGACCCGGGCTCTGGTGCAGGATATCGAGCTTCGTTCGGATTGCAAGATCGTCAACCACTATGGTCCGACCGAAACGACGGTGGGTGCGTTGACTCACGCGTTGGTGGATGGCACCGCGGGAGAAATTTCAGGCACCGTTGCGCTCGGACGTCCGCTTTCCAACTTGGAAGCCTATGTGCTTGACGACCGTCTCGAGATTGCGCCGGTTGGTGCGCCGGGTGAGCTGTATCTCGGGGGAGATGGATTGGCAAGGGGGTATCTTGGTCAACCCGATCGAACGGCAGAACGCTTTGTTCCGCACCCTTTCTCAGAATCTCCGGGGGCGAGGCTGTATCGCACGGGCGATCTGGGCAGATTTCGGCCCGATGGCGCGATTGAGTTTCTCGGGCGGGTGGACTATCAGGTCAAGATCCGAGGATTCCGGATCGAGCTAGGGGAGATCGAAGCGGTGCTGGCACAGCACCCGTCGGTTCAAGAGGCGGTTGTGACTGTCAGAGAGGATGCGCAGGGAGAGCCGTTCCTTTCCGCATATCTCGTCGCGCGCGGGTCTGCCATCGATCTGCCGGCGGTTCAGGAATTCCTTCGCTCGCGTCTTCCCGATTACATGGTGCCGGCGTGCTGGACCTCGTTGCCGGCGTTGCCGCTGACCTCCAACGGCAAGATCGATCGCCGTGCTCTTCCTGCCCCGGATGAGATGGCAGTCAATGCCCGGACGTTTGTCGCTCCCAATACCGTGACGGAAGAAATTCTGGCCGGTCTGTGGTGCGATATCCTCAAGCGTGACCGGGTCGGCATCCGTGACAACTTCTTCGACCTGGGAGGGCATTCGCTCTTGGCCACCCAGGTCATGTCGAGGCTCCGGCAGATGTTCTCCGTCGATCTGCCGCTGCGGACGCTGTTTGAAGCCACCGACTTGCAGGAGTTGGCCAGAACAGTCGATTCGGCCAGAATCACGTCCCGGCCGGCCGAGGTTCTCCTTCCGGCCACACGGAACGGACCGCTTCCGCTCTCCTTCGCCCAGCAACGCTTGTGGGTGTTAGCTCAGCTGGATCCGAACGGCACAGCCTACAATATTCCCATCGCGCTGCGCATCGACGGTCCGCTCGATCTCGAAGCCCTCCGGCGAAGTTTCGCGGAGGTCGTCAGGCGTCACGAGATCTTGCGTACCACGTTCAAAGTCGCCGGAGGGTTGCCTGTTCAAGACATCGCACCATCGCTGGAGGTCCCGCTGCCCCTTATCGACCTGCGTCACCTGGATCACGAATCAAGGCAGGCGGCGGTGTCCCGGCTTGCGGTTGCCGATGCGCAGCGTCCGTTCGATCTCCAATACGGGCCGTTGATCCGTATCAGCGCACTGAGATTGGCGGCCGAGTCGCACGTGTTACTGGTCGCACTGCACCACATCATCTCCGATGCCTGGTCGGCCGAAATTCTCGTTCGTGAAATCACCGCGCTCTATGAGACATGTATTTATGCGCGACCGTCACCGTTGCCCACGCTGACATTGCAGTATGCGGATTTTGCCGTGTGGCAGCGGTCATGGCTCGATGGAGAGGTCCTCGATCGCGAGTTGGCCTATTGGCGGAACGTGCTCGGAGGGGAATTGCCGCAGCTCGAGCTGCCGACCGATCGGGCGAGACCGTCCGCACAAACTTCGCACGGCGCGCTCCGTTCGATGAGGTTGCCGACTGACGAGAGCGATGCACAAAGGGACTTCGCCCGCCGAAACGGCGTAACGGCCTTCATGCTCATGCTTTCTGCCTTCTCTGTTCTGCTCTCACGCTATACGGAAGACGAAGACATCATTATCGGGACGCCGGTTGCCAACCGCACAAGACCAGAAATCGAGTCCTTGATCGGGTTTTTCGTCAACACGCTGGCTCTGCGAATCGATCTGGCGAACAGACCATCCACGAAGGAGATGCTGAAACGAGTGCGGGAGGTTTGTCTTCAGGCGTACGGTCACCAGGATGTGCCTTTTGAGAAGCTCGTCGAGGTGTTGCAGCCGGCACGGCTGGTCGGCCAATCGCCGATCTTTCAGGTGATGTTCGATTTCCAGCAAGCCACTCCGCCGGCACCCGAGATTCCCGGGCTTGTATGCCGCGCTCTGCCCGTTGTGACGCCAAGCGCTAAGTTTGATCTCTCGATGACCGTCTTGGACACCGGCGCCGAGTTCGATGTATCGATCGAATACAACACCGACCTGTTCGATGAGTCGACAATCTCACGGATGTCGGATCACTTTCGTCGATTGCTCAGGAGCATGGTGCGCCGGCCTGATGACTGCATCACGGATCTGGAGATGCTGACGGAGGAGGAGCAGCGCCAGTTGGGCGAATGGAATGTTCCTGCGAAGCCGTTCACCGGCCTCGGATTTGCCGATTTATTTAATGCTCGAGTCAAACAGACTCCCGATGCCATTGCGGTTCGGTGCGGCGACTGCACGCGGACCTATCGTCAATTGTCCGGTGAGGCCGATCGAATCGCGCGGGCGTTACGCCGAAACGGCATCGGTCCCGAAACGATTGTGGCGGTGATAGCGGATCGAGGCATCGGACTGTTAGCGGCGATGCTCGCCCTGCTCAAAGTCGGCGGGGTGTACCTCCCATTGGACCCTGGTCATCCGCCACATCGCCTGCGTCGGGCATTGCAACTGAGCGGAGCCGCCCACATGCTCATTGGCGAGTCCATTGCGGATAAACTCGCGCGTGATCTCGCGTCCGATGGGACCGGTTCTATTCCACCCATGTCTGTCATCGAACGGTTGGTCGATGATTCCACATCAAGCGGTATGGAGAGTCCCTCATTCTCATACCGGCAGCTTGCCTATGTGATTTTCACCTCTGGATCGACGGGAACTCCAAAGGGCGCGATGGTTGAACAAGGCGGTCTGCTGAATCATTTGGCCGAAAAGTGCGTCACGCTGCAGTTGTCATCGGAAGATGTGGTGGCGCAGACGGCGTCGCAATGTTTCGACATCTCGGTCTGGCAGTTCCTCGCCGGATTGTTGTGCGGGGCGGAGATCTGCATTGTCCCCGATGAGATCGCCCATGATCCCTCTCAACTGCTCAAGTATGTGGCCGAGGCCGGGGTGACTGTATGGGAAACGGTTCCGGCACTCATACAGGGCGTTCTCGATGCAGCCGAAACCACTGCCGGGGGCCCCATGCCGAGACTGCGGTGGGTGCTTCCCACGGGGGAAGCCCTCTCCCCTGGGTTGTGCCGGCGGTGGTTGGCTCGATTCCCACACATCCCCCTCATGAATGCGTATGGCCCGGCAGAATGCGCTGACGACGTGGCGCTGCATTCGATCATGAGCTCACCCCATGAAGATGACACCGTCGTGCCCATAGGCCGCCCTGTGAGAAACATTCAGCTCTACGTTCTTTCATCCGCCATGATCCCGGTGCCTCCCGGCATTGCGGGAGAACTCTGCGTCGGAGGCATCGGGGTGGGGCGTGGATACCTCAACGAGCCCGAACGGACCGCCGGCATGTTCGTACCGGATCCATTTTCGCCCGAGGCAGGAGCCCGCCTGTACAGGACAGGGGACCGTGCACGGTACCGGAGCGATGGCACGATCGAATTTCTTGGACGCGTGGATCATCAGGTCAAGCTCCGCGGATTTCGGATCGAGTTGGGCGAAATCGAATCCGTGTTGGTACGTCATGCCGCTGCGCAGGAAGTGGTGGCCGTTGTCCGTGAAGACCGTCCGGGCGACCGGCGCCTGGTGGCCTATTTTTCGCGAGGCGCGGCAGGCTATGGCGTACAAGATGTGCGGCGCTGTCTGCAGGAACACTTGCCCGATTATATGGTGCCGTCTATCTTGATTGAACTTGATCGACTGCCGCGCAACCGGAACGGAAAAGTTGACCGCGGAGCCTTGCCCGTTCCCGATCTCGAACGTGAACTGGCAAACGGCTACGCGGCGCCGCGGTCTCCAATGGAGACCTCATTGGCCGAGATGTGGGCTGACGTCTTGGGAGTTGCACGGGTGGGAATCCACGACAATTTCTTCGACCTCGGCGGGCATTCACTTTTAGCGGTTCAACTGGTGCATCGGCTGCAACAATCGATGGGGAGCCCGGTACCGCTGCTGGCGATTTTTCAATATCCGACGGTGGCGACGCTGGCGTCGTCTCTGGTGTCGAAATCCCGTCAACCGTCTTCGCCGCTTGTCACCCTGCAAGCCGAAGGCACCAGGAATCCGTTGTATTGCATCGACCCGACAGGCACGCACGTTTTAGCGTATCAACCCCTGGCCTATGCGTTGGGAAACGATCAGCCGGTGTACGGCATTTCGCTCGATCGGATCTTCTCCCTCCGCTGGGCGGATATTTCGATTGCTCAGATCGCCGCGGACACGGCTCGTCTCATACGGACTCACCAGCCAGCCGGCCCCTATCGGCTGCTGGGATGGTCAAATGGAGGTGTGACCGCCTTGGCGATCGCTGGAATTCTGGAAAGTCAGGGACAGACAGTAGAATTTCTTGGCATTCTCGACACGCAGTTGCCGGTGGAGATCTATTCGTACGAGAGCCCTGACGTCGTCGAGGAAGTCATGGCGTACCTGCAATGGGAGCGACGAGAGGAGGCCTCTGCGCTGTTGGAGTCGGAAGGCGAAGGGCTGCGCGCAGAATTACTCCAGCGTCCGGTCGAAGAACGTGTGGAGTTCGCGATTCGCTGGGCACAGAAGCATCGTCTTCTCTCGTCAGAGGAGTCCGATGCGTCCGTCGAGGCACTGAAGATCGGATATGCAGTGGACAAAAGCGCGGCTTGCGTACTGAATTCGATCGCCACAGGTGCTTTGCGCGCACCAATCCATGCCTGGTGGACGAGTCGAACCCTGAAGCGACATGGCAACGCTCCTCTCGATTGGCAGCAGTACACTGTAGGAGCGGTGAGATGTCATACGATCGACGGCGATCACATGGAAGCCGTCCAAAGCATCGAGGTGCATCAGCGAATCAGCGAAATCCTGAATGGCGTGAATGAGCGATCCTCAACGCGATGA
- a CDS encoding CBS domain-containing protein encodes MTTLTRPGVPVGGFKTVGQIHATNDLIFRRSQNAMGVAVELLSEHMPGAPVVNENDEFIGFVSEFDILRALEAKRDLNSLTAEDVMAKDRISVTSDTTIDQAVKTMEEKRLLSLPVIQGGKVAYSVTRHDLLRAWIGLGVSIESGAS; translated from the coding sequence ATGACGACGCTCACGAGACCAGGGGTTCCTGTCGGAGGATTTAAGACCGTTGGACAGATTCATGCAACCAACGATCTGATTTTTCGCCGCAGTCAAAATGCGATGGGGGTAGCGGTCGAATTATTGTCCGAACACATGCCGGGGGCACCGGTCGTGAATGAGAATGACGAGTTCATCGGCTTTGTCAGTGAGTTCGATATTCTTCGCGCGTTGGAAGCCAAGAGAGATTTGAACTCCTTGACCGCTGAAGATGTGATGGCCAAGGATCGAATTTCAGTCACCAGCGATACCACGATCGACCAGGCTGTCAAAACCATGGAGGAAAAGCGTCTGTTGAGCCTCCCTGTCATACAGGGCGGTAAAGTTGCGTATTCTGTTACACGGCATGATTTGCTCAGGGCTTGGATCGGTCTCGGAGTGTCGATCGAGTCCGGCGCCTCTTAA